A segment of the Entomomonas moraniae genome:
AAACCGCTTAAAGTTAGTTACTTTGTGCTAAATTCATCATCAATTTAGCTGTTAAATACAATCTTCTTGGTATAGCTTCTGTAGAAATATACTCTGCTGTCGTTGTATGGTATCCAACTCCTGGTAGCCCCAATCCTTCAATTACTGGATTTCCCGATAACGCTGCAAAAGCAGCATCTGTTCCACCGCCAGATTTAGGAAACACCTCTAAGGTATAACCAATAGATTTATAAATTTCTATGGCTTTATCGATCAGTAATTGATCTGATTCTTTCACATCAAATGCTGGGCGAGCCGTAGCAATATCAAGATTTATTTTAGCCTCTGGAAGCTTTTGCTTCGCTACACGATCTTTAAGATCATTTACAAAAGAGTTAAATTTATCATTGCTAGGATAACGTATATCCGCCGTTAGACTGGCATTAGCTGGCAAAATATTTCTAACCTCCCCCCTTGTGCCATCGTCCATGTAAAACGTAAACCACCGCTCCCTTCATTCAGATCAACAGTACGTAACACTAAATCAGCAGCCTCAACAATAGCATTAACACCTTTTTTTGGTTCTGCCACAGCATGAGCTGCGCGTCCGGCAATAGCAACTGTAGCAGTACCAATACCTGAAGTGCCTAGTGGCACCCCCTCTGGATCCACACTTGTTGGTTCAAAGGATAAAATATAATCATTCAGTTTCGCTGTTGAAGTAATAAGATCCTTTGAGCCTACTGAGCTTTGCTCCTCATCAGTATTAAACAGTACGGTAATTGTTCCAAAATTTTTAAAGTTTTGTGCTTTTAATAACTTCAAACTATGCAAAATAACAGCGATACCACCTTTAGCATCAGCAATGCTGGGGCCATAAGCAAGATCACCTTCTACTCGAAAATGTGCTTTGGCTAAAGCACCTCTGGCATAAACAGTATCTTGATGTGCTTGAAGCATGATATTTTTACCGCCTTTGCCATGTAGCACACCGATAATATTATCACCAACACTCACCCGATCAGCGGTTGACCCTGTGGTAGGATGTCTAGTCACTGTAAAGCCTAAGCTTCTTAATTCTTGTTCTAATAAATTATTCATTTCTGCCATGCCCACAGCATCGGCAGGCCCTGACTCAATATTGACTAAACGTTCCAATGTATCTATAACGGCTGTTTTTTGTCCATTTGCAGCATAACGATTGGTTAACTGTTTCTTCTGGGACTACTGGCTTAGTAGGATCAAAAGGTCAACTATCAAGCTCGGTAATAGTCGCTAAAAAATATTTTGTTTTCATATTAAGCACCTGTTTTCATATTATTATTTTAAAAAATTATGCAAAAATTCATTTTTGCAAAGTCATAGTATTAAAGTGATCAATATGCATAACTGACTAATTAGGCTAAATACAAAAAAATAACTATCAAACTATATTTTTATACAAGAGACATTAACTTAGCTCAGCCATATAGCTAAAAATCCATTTAAATAATAGAACCCAACAACACTCTCTGCTAAAATCGCTTACAATTTTTAACGGTATTAGGGATTTTTGGTATGAGTATTAAAGCTGATAAGTGGATACGCCGTATGGCATTAGAACATGGCATGATAGAACCTTTTGTTGAGCGTCAAGTTCGTACTGAGGGAACTGAAAAGCTTATTTCTTATGGTGTTTCTAGTTATGGTTATGACGTTCGCTGTGCAAACGAATTTAAAGTATTTACCAATATTCACTCAGCGACTGTAGATCCGAAACACTTTGATGATAAGAGTTTTGTCGATATTATCGGGGACGTTTGTGTTATTCCCCCAAACTCTTTCGCACTTGCACGTACTGTTGAATACTTTCGTATTCCTCGCAATGTTTTGACTATTTGTTTAGGGAAAAGTACTTATGCGCGCTGTGGCATAATTGTTAATGTCACCCCATTAGAACCTGAGTGGGAAGGTCATGTTACTTTAGAGTTTTCAAATACAACCAATCTACCTGCCAAAATTTATGCGCATGAAGGTGTTGCACAAATGCTATTTTTGGAATCTGACGAGGTTTGTGAGGTTTCTTATAAAGATCGTGGTGGCAAATATCAAGGGCAAACAGGCGTCACGTTACCTAAAGCCTAATCAATAAAAGGGGGATAAAAGTCCCCCTTTATTCTATTATAAACTAGCTAAAGAATTTATATAGTTAGTTATCTCAGTCACATGATTAAAAATGAAAAAATGATTGCCTTTCATTTCAATAAACTTAACTGGTTGTTTATTTTCTTGTTGCCAAGCTTCTACAGACTCTTTCGTCATATGGTCTTGATCACCATAAAAAACAGTCATCGGTAAATCAAATATACTATCAGGCTTAATATAATGGTAGGTTTCAACAAGCTTAAAATCATTTCTAATAATTGGTTCAAAGTAAGCCTGTAACTCCCGATTTTCCAAAAGGGCCTTTGGTAATCCACCCATTGCATTTATCTCTGACCAAAAGGTTGTAGAGGGATAACCGTGTACTTGCCTCTCACGTTTAAAGCAGGGGGCATTACGTCCAGAGATAATGAGATGTTTAGGCAATGTTAAACCACTTTGCAATAATTTCTGAACGATCACATAGCTCAACAAACCACCCATACTATGTCCATAAATTATATAAGGTTTGGGAGCAAGTGGTTTAATTACCTGATTAATAAGATAATCAGCCAAGTGGTTGGCATCGCCTATCAGCGGTTGATTAGACAAGGCCCCCCTGCCGGGTAACTCAGGCATTAATACATCATATGTTGTTTGTAGATTACTCAACATATCCCGATAAGAATAAGCATTACCACCAGCGAAAGGCAATAATATAAGCGTTAGATTATCTTTACTGATCATTTATTCATCCATACTATTTATTAACCCGCGCAGTTTAAAGTGTGCGAACACGCTTGTAAATTACTGGCTCGTGAAGATGGATTTTTTTTCGCCTTTTTGAGAAAGGCCTGTATCAGTAATCAGCATAAACTCTAAGTCAATACTTCGCCCTTTTAACATATCGTTAGCTCTAAAAACAAACTGATCGGTTGAAAAAGGTGAAACCATCATGTCCAACTTAGTATCAGGTTTATATACTTTCCCAGCTGAAAGTAACTTAAGAGAAGAAAAGGAAGCATAATATGGTGTTGGATTATGACAAGTAAGGACTAATCTATCTTTATCTTTCATCAAGGTAAATTGTAAATTATCTTGAAGCGTATTTATTTTCTGACTTAAATTTTTAGGGCGATAAAATATCTTCATTTGTGTATTCATAGCGACCAATAATTTAGCTTCATCGGTTGCAGAAGCTCTATTATTTGTTGGCGGTATTTCATACAAGTTCAGCCAAAATACAGACTCTCTATCTTTAGGTAAACGTTGGTTTTTAAATACAACTCGTATACCTTTAACTTCACTTGCACCCATTTTAAAGACAGTAGGTAAAACAATGAAAGGGGCACTCGTTTTTTCAGGTGTATTATTAACATCCCCATTATCTATCCACGTTTGCACAAGAACGGGATAATTATTAGTATTAGCTAACATTAAACTACGTTCTGTCGCTCCTTCAGGAAAAATAAGTCTCGTCGTTTCAGCCATAATCCCTGCGAAAGACAATGTTGACACACCCATAATCAACCATAAAAATAGACAACATTGAGAATAGTTTCTATTTTTCATCCTATTATATATCTCCATTATTGTACTCTTACAAGCACATAGGCTGTCGCTTTAACTTTACCAGGAGTCACTCTTTGACCCGGAATTTTAGTTAATGTCGCTGTAAACTGTGTTGTATAAGTCGTGTAGCCATTTGCCATATTATTACTAACCTGTGCGCCCGCTGTTACAGGGTACCAACCAGAAGCTGGTGTTGCAGGACAACCGCTAGCAGTACAACTACTCCAACCAACAAAATTCATGGATAGTCCAGTTGTAGCATTAGACAACGCAATTCCCACCCCTTTAGCTGTATTAGGGCTACTGTCATAATCATCAGACAACAGGTATTTAACACCACCCTCACTATTAACCAAACCAAGCTTTTCAGCAGCAGCATAGGCCGAATAGGATGCCTGCAAACCTAAAAGAGTACTTCCTGAACTCACATTGGCTATTGCACTGTTATCACACTCAACAGTAACAGTAAAATCGTTACGAACGACATTGCCTTCATTTAAACTTGCTTCTGTTATTGTAGGGAACAACACAACAGGAGTCACATTTCTTGCAACACACGTACTTGTATAAGTAACGCTTGCCATCGGTGCTGCACCCATACTGATAGCATTCCACCCGCCTGCATTTTGACTTCCTCTATTATAAGCACTGTCTGAGCCATCTTGTTCACCAGGAATCCCTGGTCCAACAAATGTCACATATCCATTAGGTTGCATACAATTATAGATAGACGTCATGGTGGTTGATGCTAAATTACCACAAAGATTAGAAACAGAACCCGACTCAGGAGGTAAAGAACTTAGTTTAACAAGGTCGGCTTTAATTGGGCTAAAATCTTTAGCACGGATATTTATTTTATCACCAACTATCTCATAGTTTTTTAGAGGAATCGACTTCCAACTACGTGTAAAAACAGCACCTGAGTTTACATGAGTTAATCTAAGCCCTACATAAGGAAAATAGGTTGCAAAATAATTAGGATTACCATCTCTCTGTCCAAGATCATAAAAACCACCAACACGGTCATCACCACTGGTAGCTATTTGTTCATAAATTTTTCCGATATCAGAAACATCACATTGAAAAAGGACTTGATTAATATCACCAGTACCGACATTAAAAATAGAGGTACCCAAAGGAGCACCGACAGGCTGTAAAAAACTATTGGTAATATTAATACTGGCCAAGCGAGGACTAACAACTGAATTTGAAATAGGAGCGACACGCTGACATACAGCATGAGAGATATTGCAATAACCCGCCAGTAATACCAATATTATAGGACTAACTTGTTTATAATTTTTCATAGCATCCCTCTTCCAGCGCATTAAAATATAACACCCATTATTTAGTCACAAGTAGCTTTTAGCATAATAAGCGGTTGATCCAAATCTTGCCCTTTTAAATTATACGCTAAGTGGCACTGCTCTTCTGGAGTGTTACCCCATATTACAGTTAAACGATCTTCCTCTCGATCAGATCTTATGTAGATTTGTCCACCTTGTCCAACCATGCCCACTGACTCATTGTCTTCATTATAAACATCCGCCCCCATTGGCAAAATATCTGCCCCCTCAGGTCGTATTGCTGATATTAATATAGGATAGCCTTTAATCGTTCTAAATTTTATCTTAACATTCGCTCCTGCATAAGGAGCAAGGCGATACTGTCCTGATTGTAACTCAACATTTGTACTCATTCCCTCAGGATTTAAAGCAATATTATTATATCGATAGGGGGTGAGTGATGGAATAAGCGCATAACCAAATCGATCAATAGAGGCTCCTTGTCCTCCCATAATTGATGCACCAGATGCCCCATCAGCATCAATTAATGCAAATGTATCTCCAGCATAAGGACCTAGCGTTATCCCACCTCGATGTAAAACTACAGTCCCTTGCATAGAGACTGAATTTTGTGAATATGTCCTTGATTTTCCCGCTGATATGCCCAGTGTACCAACAGGTAATCTCGATTGTACTGTTCCATTCCATGTATTTGTATGATCTTTACTGTCTGTTGAATAATTCAAACTATAATTTAAGTTTTGCTTCTCTCCAACTGTTCCTGAAACAGTCGATTGATAAGAGGTTCCGCTAACATCACTATGACTAACACTATTACTAAAAGTAGGGGAATTTATTTCTTTACCCAAAGGAATGGATAATGAAAAAAGTGTTGTCGTTTCTTTTGTTCCTGAACTACCAGCTGCAGGATTATAATAACCTGGCATATTGCCTAAATAGTCATTATTGTCAGTAACAGCTCCCATTCTGCTACGATTAACAGCAATATTAAGAGAAACACCATTTGAAAAAACTTTTGTATAGCTTACTTGAAGCTGTTTATCTGGCTTGTGACTAGAGTAATAGTTTTTTATAGAACCTGAAAAGTAAAGAGTTCCAAACTTTCCGAAGCTTTGGTTAATCGATAGATCATATCTTGATCGTTGTTCTGATGAAGTAGAACGCCAGTTATCACTATTCTGTTTAAATGACTCTCTTATATCCAATACATCGCTCAGTTCTCTATAACCTGATCTTGAATAAAAATTACTTGAAGCCGTTAGTGAAGTATTTGTTGGAATAAATGTCTTATTATATGACAAGCGTATTTTTCGCCCAGACTCTGAACTTTGGGGTAAGCTTGCATTAGAAAAGGTCATATCAAGCCCAAGAGCACCAAACCACGAGGTATAAACACCACCCAGTAAAAATGACTGATAACTTTTTGCAACTTGAAAACCAGAGTTCAACGTGATGCTATTAGTGAGACCATGTCTATACACAACCTCAGTAAATGGATCATGGTCGCCGACATAACGAGACTTGCCCAATGTGATACTATAACGATGCGCACCCGCACGTAGTGAGTCAGGGACTGAAGAATAAGGCACGACAAAAGTGCTAACTGTTCCATCAGCCTCTTGAACAGAAACGTTTAAATCACCTGCGTAGTTAGTATTATAAAGATCATTAATTGAAAAGGGCCCAGGAGGAACTGTTGTCTCATAAATAATATTACCCCCTTGAGTCACAGTCACCTTTGCATTAGTTCTCGCTATCCCATAGATAGTGGGAGCATAACCTTGCTGAGAGTCTGGTAGCATTCTCTCATCACTTTTCAGTGACACACCCCTAAATGCCATCCCAGAAAAATAATCACCTGTTGTATATCCCTCCCCCATCAGTAATTCCCCGTTAATAGGGGTAATTGCTCTTTGTACATAACGGCTCGTTGTAACAAAATTATCTTCTGATCTACTTTGCTTCGTGTAAAAAGATTGCTGTCTATAGCGCCATAATCCAAGATTAAAACCACTATTCAAATTAATGTAAGTAGAGTCCATATTTTTATTAGTGGCACTGTTTTTATAACTTACATGGTATTGATTTGCCATGTAGTTAACAAAAAACATTGTCTCACCTGCATTTAGTTGCTCAGGTGGAACATAGCCTTTTGGAAAAACATTCATTAATGCTTGAGGAATAACAAGATCTAGCTTTAATTTAGAAAACTCGGTCTCACTTTTGGCACCCGTAATAACTTCGTCAGGAATAAGGCATTGTTTTTTATATTCTTCTGATGATGCTGCTGAATCGATACCCGTTATTGACTCAGGCTTTATACCAAACCGAATTAAATTATCATAAGAGAAACAGGGTAAGGCTTTACCCTGTTTAGACTTTACAAATTTGACATCAAGTTGCTCTAAAAAAGCATTATTTATAAATAAATCAATTTGATAAGTGCCAGGCTCTATATTATCTGCATCATTAAACTGATTAATACTACCAATATTATAGCGATTACCTCTTAGTAATGAATTATCAAAGAGATAATCATCAGTGTCAGCTAATACCTGCGCTGATAAAGAAATACACAATGCAAATAAACATAAACTAATAAAACTCAAACGCACTAATGTATACCAAAAAACGGAGTACACTAATAATACCCAAAAGTATATTTAATTTAATTTAACTTTATGAGCTTCAGCAATACCATAATCATTAATTAATTCATAATTTATAAATAAGCCATTTTGTTGCACTGATTTTGGCAATGACCATTTCCCTTTTGATTTAGGTGCAATCATTTGTGCCGTAGGGATAACCATTATAACACTATCTTGACCATCAACGATTTTTGCTTGTCCAAAACTTGCATGGTAAGCGCTATCATTTGTTACTTCTACTGAGTTACCAGAAAGACGAAAGCTCAAACTATCTGCTACCTTATCAGGGGAGCTTGTCAAACCATTAGGTCTATAAAATATTTTCAAGCGACTAGTAATGAGTAACGCAAGCTTATTTTTACCATCATCTGACTGTTTTAGTGATGGTATTTGTAAGAAATTAAAATAAAAGACAGACTCTCTATCTTTTGGTAAAGGCTTTTTACCTATATAAGTTAGGCGAACAACTTGACCTGACTTAGCAGAAACGCGAAACATTTGAGGTGTGGCAACAAAAGGTCCATCAGCTGTTTCAGCTGTAGAATCTGGAGTATTAATATCTGTCCACACTTGAATCATATAAGGCGCTTCATCAGGATTAGAAAACTGTACCATCCTTTCACGGGCACCTTCAGGGTAAATAATTCGATTTCCCGTAACCACAACAGAGGCATAACAGTTAATACTTAATAAAAGAAGTGTGATACAAACAAATTGATTAGTTTTTAGATATGTTAAAAATTTCATTTTATACACAGGAAGTCAGTATGACACACACAATGTCATAAGTTTATAAAAGCTTATAACCCTATTTAATAACATATAGAACTATAACAACTATGCTTAGTGTTAACAGCTCCTTCTGTTTTTATGTTATTAGTTGTTTTACTTCGCCATAAATTAGGCTGTAGTAACAAAGTTACTACAGCTTTTTTATAACTATTACAGTTATAAACGACTATTGGTAAACAATAGCGAATTGAGTACTAGCAAGTACGGTACCGGCAGTGGCAGGAGCTTCTGCATAGTAGCTAGCAGTGAATGGTAATGAAGCTGTACCTGTTCCAGAGATAGTAGCTGCATTAGAAACAACATCAGATGCGTTGAAGTTTAAAACTGAACCGCCTTCGTTAGCAACTTGGATAGATACACCAGTAGCTGTACCAGTATTTCCTAAGTTACCGCTAGCTTGAACATTATTACCAACGAATGTTGCTTTTGCACTTGTTAAATTAGTAGCACAGTTTTGTAATTCGATAGTGAAGTTTGTATCACCAGCAACAGCACCAGCAGTTGCAAGAGCAGTGTCTGCAACAGTTGGAAGTAATACTACTGGAGAAGTGCTTGCACCATTAATGCTTACTTGACAAGTTTGAGTAGTAACTTCACCCTTGAAGTTAATAGTGTTTGGAGTTTGTTGAGCAAAAGCTAAAGCTGGAACAAGACCTGCAGCAAGAATAACACCGGATACTAGTTTTTTCATTTGAATCTCCTAAAATTAAAAATAACAATTAAATCTATTAAATTACATAGGTTTAATATTGTTTACACTATTCCCTTAATTAGAACTAACATTAAATATCTGATGTATATCATGAATATCTAATATCTAATACAACTTTTACGACATGATAGATCTAGTGTACATATATTGTATCAGTAACTTAGACGAAAACGTACCGACTTAATAAATATTTTTTTATGACCTTAGTATAATATACATCAATAACCAAACCCTATAAATAATTTAATAAATTCATAGTCAATACATAAAACTATTTATTTTTAATTGTATACAATTAAAAATGAAGTGGAGGTAATAATGCTCCCAGGTACAACGCTATTTGCTGCCGCATAATATTTTACAACAAAAGGAATTGATCGTTTTCCTTCAGGATCTAAGCGCATATCGGACGAGTATACATTATCCTCCGAAGACTTTACTATTTTAAAACTCTTATCAGCGACTGCTAGTTGTAGCTCAATATTATTTGCTGTACCAGCTAGATTACTTATATTGGTTTTACTTGTTATAATTTCAGCTATATATCTTTCAGTGGCTTGCTGCTCTTTAGTACCACAATTCTTTATGCCCATTGAAAATATTGTATCGTCTGCTGTTTTCCCTAATTTAGATAAATGAGAAACGGTAGCTGCAGGTAATAAAACTACTGCCCCAGAGGTATTTCCATTTACGGCTATATCACATGTCTTTTGAACAACATGCCCAGAAAACCATACTGTTTCTGATAAACTAAGCAAAGGAAAAAGAACTCCAACAAGAAATAGAGTACAAGTAACAATTTTCATTAGGTCTCCTGAAAACCAAACAAACAATAAAGAACATCAAAATATCCTTGGTGGTTTTACAGTATTCCTTTGTCATTACATCGATACAAAACTTATAGTATTTAAAAGCACCCTTTTTTTATTTTTAGTAAATCAAATAACCCTCATACCATTCGTTAGTGAACCATTATATAGCTAAAATTTATAAAAAGGTTCATCATTAATCGAAAGTATAAGACACTACAGCCTATATTAAATATTCTGTTTAAAATATTTAATATGAAAAGCTAAAAAACAAAACTACAATATAAATAGCAATTGCTTTAGTTAGCATAAGTATGATGTGCATAACTGTAATTCACTCATCAAAGTAAATAGCCTGTATTATTAAATAAGTTCTCTGTTGTAGATGTTGAAGGAAACTCCGTGAAAAAAGATAATAATCAAACCAATGAAAATAAAGAAACTGCAAAAATAGAATCTTATACTCATCCTGCAGGCGGATGGGATGCGCTGAAGAGTGTTGCGAAAAATCTTCAACACCAAGAAACATTCGAAAAAGGCTCCATTACGCTCCTTGAGGTCAACCAACCTAAAGGATTCGATTGTCCCGGTTGTGCATGGCCGGATGATAAAACAAAAAAATTATTTAATTTCTGTGAAAACGGCGCTAAAGCTGTTGCATTTGAAACAACAAGTAAACGAGTTACTCCTCAATTCTTTGCAGAACATACGGTTAGATGCCTAGCTAAACAGACTGACTTTTATCTTGAAGATCTTGGACGTCTCACAGACCCTATGCGCTACGACGCGAAAACGGATAAATACATTCCTATATCTTGGGATGAAGCCTTTAAATTAATTGCCTATAATTTAAAAAACTTAGAAGATCCTAATCAAGCAGCATTTTATACTTCTGGGCGTACTAGCAATGAGGCATCATTTTTATACCAACTATTTGTTCGCCACTTTGGTACAAACAACTTTCCCGATTGTTCCAATATGTGTCATGAAACAACTAGTGTTGGACTAACGGACTCAATCGGTCTCGGAAAAGGGACCGTGACACTGGAAGATTTTGAAAAAGCAGATGCTATATTTAGCTTTGGACATAATCCTGGCACTAATCACCCACGTATGTTAGGAACTCTAAGAGAAGTCTCAAAACGTGGTGGTGCTATCATTGCAATAAACCCACTAAAAGAACGTGGTTTACAACGCTTTCAGGATCCACAAGCAGCTTTAGAAATGATGGCAAATAAAAGCACTGAAATCAGCCATTATTATTTCCAACCTAAAATAGGTGGAGACTACGCTATTCTCATCGGAATTATGAAGCATTTACATGAATGGGATATAGAAGCCACCTCAAAAGGTAATCCTCCAGTTTTCGATCGCGCATTCATCGTTCTAAACACTACCGGTTTTGAAGAAATGCTTGAGGAAATAGATAAAACTAGTTGGGCAGACATTCATAAATATGCTGGATTAGCACCTAAAGAACTAGAATCACTAGCAAAGCTTTACCGAAATGCCGAGCGAGCAATTTTTTGCTGGGGAATGGGGATTACTCAGCATAGACACGGCACAAACAATATCCATATGCTTGCAAACTTAATGCTTGCGCGAGGGCACGTTGGTCGCCCAGGTGCTGGACTATGCCCTGTTCGTGGACACAGCAACGTGCAAGGGAATAGAACCATGGGGATTCATGAAAAACCAAATGAATCCCTTCTCTCTAATCTTGATCGTGTTTTCAATATCAAATCACCGCGCCAACATGGTTTGGGGGTAGTTGATACAATTAAAGCAATGCATGAGGGAAAAGTTAAAGTATTTATTGGACTGGGTGGCAACTTTTCTATTGCGACACCTGATACAGAATATACTCATGAAGCATTACAACAGTGTAATTTAACTGTTCACATCACAACTAAACTCAATCGTAGCCATATTGTTCATGGTAAAGATGCACTCATCCTCCCATGTTTAGGCCGCACCGAAATTGATGAGCAACGCTATGGAACACAATCGATATCCGTAGAAGATTCAATGAGTAATGTTCACCTATCGACTGGTGTTAATAAACCTGCATCACATAATCTATTATCTGAACCCGATATTGTAGCAAGAATGGCAGAAGCGGTTTTCCCGGAAAGTCATATAAAATGGAAATGGTATATTGAAAGCTATGACCGTATTCGCGATAGCATCGCTGAAGTATTCGATCAATTTCATGATTTTAATGAGCGTGTCCACCAACCTGGAGGCTTCCATTTAGAACATCCTGCCAACCAACATGTTTGGAATACCCCCACGGGTAAAGCACAATTTTTAATTAAACCTTTACGAGAGGTCTATGAGGATAGAGAAAATCAATTTACTCAACAATACAATGAAGCGAAAACTT
Coding sequences within it:
- a CDS encoding fimbrial biogenesis chaperone, encoding MKFLTYLKTNQFVCITLLLLSINCYASVVVTGNRIIYPEGARERMVQFSNPDEAPYMIQVWTDINTPDSTAETADGPFVATPQMFRVSAKSGQVVRLTYIGKKPLPKDRESVFYFNFLQIPSLKQSDDGKNKLALLITSRLKIFYRPNGLTSSPDKVADSLSFRLSGNSVEVTNDSAYHASFGQAKIVDGQDSVIMVIPTAQMIAPKSKGKWSLPKSVQQNGLFINYELINDYGIAEAHKVKLN
- a CDS encoding M20/M25/M40 family metallo-hydrolase produces the protein MERLVNIESGPADAVGMAEMNNLLEQELRSLGFTVTRHPTTGSTADRVSVGDNIIGVLHGKGGKNIMLQAHQDTVYARGALAKAHFRVEGDLAYGPSIADAKGGIAVILHSLKLLKAQNFKNFGTITVLFNTDEEQSSVGSKDLITSTAKLNDYILSFEPTSVDPEGVPLGTSGIGTATVAIAGRAAHAVAEPKKGVNAIVEAADLVLRTVDLNEGSGGLRFTWTMAQGGRLEIFCQLMPV
- a CDS encoding fimbrial biogenesis chaperone, coding for MKNRNYSQCCLFLWLIMGVSTLSFAGIMAETTRLIFPEGATERSLMLANTNNYPVLVQTWIDNGDVNNTPEKTSAPFIVLPTVFKMGASEVKGIRVVFKNQRLPKDRESVFWLNLYEIPPTNNRASATDEAKLLVAMNTQMKIFYRPKNLSQKINTLQDNLQFTLMKDKDRLVLTCHNPTPYYASFSSLKLLSAGKVYKPDTKLDMMVSPFSTDQFVFRANDMLKGRSIDLEFMLITDTGLSQKGEKKSIFTSQ
- a CDS encoding fimbrial protein, producing the protein MKKLVSGVILAAGLVPALAFAQQTPNTINFKGEVTTQTCQVSINGASTSPVVLLPTVADTALATAGAVAGDTNFTIELQNCATNLTSAKATFVGNNVQASGNLGNTGTATGVSIQVANEGGSVLNFNASDVVSNAATISGTGTASLPFTASYYAEAPATAGTVLASTQFAIVYQ
- a CDS encoding fimbria/pilus outer membrane usher protein, with the protein product MYSVFWYTLVRLSFISLCLFALCISLSAQVLADTDDYLFDNSLLRGNRYNIGSINQFNDADNIEPGTYQIDLFINNAFLEQLDVKFVKSKQGKALPCFSYDNLIRFGIKPESITGIDSAASSEEYKKQCLIPDEVITGAKSETEFSKLKLDLVIPQALMNVFPKGYVPPEQLNAGETMFFVNYMANQYHVSYKNSATNKNMDSTYINLNSGFNLGLWRYRQQSFYTKQSRSEDNFVTTSRYVQRAITPINGELLMGEGYTTGDYFSGMAFRGVSLKSDERMLPDSQQGYAPTIYGIARTNAKVTVTQGGNIIYETTVPPGPFSINDLYNTNYAGDLNVSVQEADGTVSTFVVPYSSVPDSLRAGAHRYSITLGKSRYVGDHDPFTEVVYRHGLTNSITLNSGFQVAKSYQSFLLGGVYTSWFGALGLDMTFSNASLPQSSESGRKIRLSYNKTFIPTNTSLTASSNFYSRSGYRELSDVLDIRESFKQNSDNWRSTSSEQRSRYDLSINQSFGKFGTLYFSGSIKNYYSSHKPDKQLQVSYTKVFSNGVSLNIAVNRSRMGAVTDNNDYLGNMPGYYNPAAGSSGTKETTTLFSLSIPLGKEINSPTFSNSVSHSDVSGTSYQSTVSGTVGEKQNLNYSLNYSTDSKDHTNTWNGTVQSRLPVGTLGISAGKSRTYSQNSVSMQGTVVLHRGGITLGPYAGDTFALIDADGASGASIMGGQGASIDRFGYALIPSLTPYRYNNIALNPEGMSTNVELQSGQYRLAPYAGANVKIKFRTIKGYPILISAIRPEGADILPMGADVYNEDNESVGMVGQGGQIYIRSDREEDRLTVIWGNTPEEQCHLAYNLKGQDLDQPLIMLKATCD
- the dcd gene encoding dCTP deaminase; the encoded protein is MSIKADKWIRRMALEHGMIEPFVERQVRTEGTEKLISYGVSSYGYDVRCANEFKVFTNIHSATVDPKHFDDKSFVDIIGDVCVIPPNSFALARTVEYFRIPRNVLTICLGKSTYARCGIIVNVTPLEPEWEGHVTLEFSNTTNLPAKIYAHEGVAQMLFLESDEVCEVSYKDRGGKYQGQTGVTLPKA
- a CDS encoding M20 family metallopeptidase, translating into MPANASLTADIRYPSNDKFNSFVNDLKDRVAKQKLPEAKINLDIATARPAFDVKESDQLLIDKAIEIYKSIGYTLEVFPKSGGGTDAAFAALSGNPVIEGLGLPGVGYHTTTAEYISTEAIPRRLYLTAKLMMNLAQSN
- a CDS encoding fimbrial protein, which produces MKIVTCTLFLVGVLFPLLSLSETVWFSGHVVQKTCDIAVNGNTSGAVVLLPAATVSHLSKLGKTADDTIFSMGIKNCGTKEQQATERYIAEIITSKTNISNLAGTANNIELQLAVADKSFKIVKSSEDNVYSSDMRLDPEGKRSIPFVVKYYAAANSVVPGSIITSTSFLIVYN
- a CDS encoding thioesterase II family protein gives rise to the protein MISKDNLTLILLPFAGGNAYSYRDMLSNLQTTYDVLMPELPGRGALSNQPLIGDANHLADYLINQVIKPLAPKPYIIYGHSMGGLLSYVIVQKLLQSGLTLPKHLIISGRNAPCFKRERQVHGYPSTTFWSEINAMGGLPKALLENRELQAYFEPIIRNDFKLVETYHYIKPDSIFDLPMTVFYGDQDHMTKESVEAWQQENKQPVKFIEMKGNHFFIFNHVTEITNYINSLASL
- a CDS encoding fimbrial protein, coding for MKNYKQVSPIILVLLAGYCNISHAVCQRVAPISNSVVSPRLASINITNSFLQPVGAPLGTSIFNVGTGDINQVLFQCDVSDIGKIYEQIATSGDDRVGGFYDLGQRDGNPNYFATYFPYVGLRLTHVNSGAVFTRSWKSIPLKNYEIVGDKINIRAKDFSPIKADLVKLSSLPPESGSVSNLCGNLASTTMTSIYNCMQPNGYVTFVGPGIPGEQDGSDSAYNRGSQNAGGWNAISMGAAPMASVTYTSTCVARNVTPVVLFPTITEASLNEGNVVRNDFTVTVECDNSAIANVSSGSTLLGLQASYSAYAAAEKLGLVNSEGGVKYLLSDDYDSSPNTAKGVGIALSNATTGLSMNFVGWSSCTASGCPATPASGWYPVTAGAQVSNNMANGYTTYTTQFTATLTKIPGQRVTPGKVKATAYVLVRVQ